From the Mangifera indica cultivar Alphonso chromosome 10, CATAS_Mindica_2.1, whole genome shotgun sequence genome, one window contains:
- the LOC123227780 gene encoding auxin-responsive protein SAUR62-like, producing the protein MEHRRIQLMATKGYSIVYTADDIRFSIPLEFLSKSVFRELLRMSKEEFGLPTSGPITVPCESAFLEYVMSLLRGHIPESLEKALLTSLATYHRSEFSSLAVGLGHSHQQVLVFSY; encoded by the coding sequence ATGGAGCACCGGAGAATCCAATTAATGGCTACTAAAGGCTATTCTATTGTGTACACAGCTGATGATATACGGTTCTCAATTCCATTGGAATTTCTCAGCAAAAGTGTCTTCAGGGAGCTCTTAAGAATGTCCAAGGAGGAGTTTGGACTTCCCACCAGTGGACCAATCACAGTGCCTTGTGAAAGTGCCTTCTTGGAGTATGTCATGTCATTGCTTAGAGGACATATACCTGAGAGTCTGGAGAAGGCTCTGCTAACTTCCCTTGCAACATATCATCGCTCAGAATTCTCTTCTCTTGCTGTAGGACTAGGACACAGCCATCAACAAGTACTTGTTTTTAGCTATTGA
- the LOC123228307 gene encoding auxin-responsive protein SAUR67-like, whose product MISPRKLIKMAKKWQKVATSKQKSISLPKATGVVDSESCSTSSVAEKGHFVVYTADQRRFVIPLRYLNNDIIQELFTMAEEEFGLPSGGPITLPCDADFMEYVISLIQRHATNDVEKVLLMSLATSRCLQSSDLHQVQSNHQSLICSF is encoded by the coding sequence ATGATTAGCCCAAGGAAGCTAataaaaatggcaaagaagtgGCAGAAAGTGGCTACTAGTAAGCAGAAAAGCATCTCATTGCCAAAGGCCACAGGGGTGGTCGATTCAGAAAGTTGCAGCACATCATCAGTGGCTGAGAAGGGCCATTTTGTTGTGTACACTGCTGATCAGAGGCGCTTTGTAATTCCCTTAAGATATCTTAATAATGACATTATTCAAGAACTATTTACAATGGCAGAAGAAGAGTTTGGACTGCCAAGCGGTGGACCTATCACATTGCCTTGTGATGCGGATTTCATGGAGTATGTAATCTCTTTGATCCAAAGGCATGCAACGAATGATGTTGAGAAGGTGTTGCTCATGTCTTTAGCCACCAGTCGCTGTTTACAGTCTTCAGATCTCCATCAAGTGCAAAGTAACCACCAATCACTAATTTGCAGCTTTTAA
- the LOC123227378 gene encoding auxin-responsive protein SAUR68-like, with the protein MISPKKLIKLAKKWQKLAASKRKRISLPKTTGAVEAESCSTSSMPEKGHFVVYTADQRRFEIPLNYLKNNIIRELFAMAEYEFGFPSGGPITLPCDAVFMDYVVSLIQRHAMKALEKALLMSLATGRSLPTSNLCREQSNQQALLYNF; encoded by the coding sequence atgatTAGTCCAAAGAAGCTAAtcaaattagcaaagaagtgGCAGAAACTTGCTGCAAGCAAGCGAAAAAGAATCTCATTGCCCAAAACCACAGGGGCTGTTGAAGCAGAGAGTTGCAGCACGTCTTCAATGCCTGAGAAGGGTCATTTTGTTGTATACACTGCTGATCAAAGGCGCTTTGAGATTCCCTTAAACTATCttaaaaataacatcattagGGAGCTTTTTGCAATGGCAGAATATGAGTTTGGATTTCCAAGCGGTGGACCTATCACATTACCTTGTGATGCAGTTTTCATGGACTATGTAGTCTCTTTAATTCAAAGGCACGCAATGAAAGCTTTAGAGAAGGCATTGCTTATGTCCTTGGCTACCGGTCGTTCTTTACCAACTTCAAATCTCTGCAGAGAGCAAAGTAACCAACAAGCACTGCTCTACAACTTTTAA
- the LOC123228325 gene encoding auxin-responsive protein SAUR68-like: MLSTKKLIKMATKCQKAAVEGRKRILFQRANSISDSSAATKGHFVVYTTDCRRFVIPLPFLNNDIFRELLKMSEEEFGLPSDGPITLPCDSFLLEYMVLLIRGSVVKNQEKDKLMSVVTACCSLSSSLQQGLRHQNMVVCN; the protein is encoded by the coding sequence ATGCTAAGTACCAAGAAACTGATCAAAATGGCAACCAAGTGTCAAAAGGCCGCTgtagaaggaagaaaaagaatctTGTTCCAAAGGGCAAACAGTATTAGCGATTCATCTGCAGCTACCAAAGGTCACTTTGTTGTTTACACAACGGATTGCAGGCGGTTTGTGATTCCTCTTCCATTTCTTAACAATGACATTTTTAGAGAGCTCTTAAAAATGTCAGAGGAGGAGTTTGGATTGCCCAGTGATGGCCCCATTACACTGCCCTGTGATTCCTTCTTGTTGGAGTACATGGTGTTACTTATACGAGGCAGCGTTGTGAAGAATCAAGAGAAAGATAAGCTCATGTCAGTAGTTACAGCTTGCTGCTCATTGTCATCCTCTTTGCAGCAAGGACTAAGACATCAAAATATGGTTGTTTGTAACTGA
- the LOC123227411 gene encoding auxin-responsive protein SAUR68-like: protein MISAKKLIKLARKWQRIAALKRKRISLPGFSKSSTSSSVADKGHFIAYTSDQNRFVFPITYLSSHIFQELLRISEEEFGLPGNGPITLPCDATFMEYAISLIRSCVDRQMEEALVMSIASNRCSLMSQSLQHGQIGHQSLICSC, encoded by the coding sequence ATGATCAGCGCCAAGAAACTCATCAAGTTAGCAAGAAAGTGGCAAAGGATAGCTGCCCTCAAGAGAAAAAGGATTTCGCTACCAGGGTTCAGTAAAAGTAGCACATCATCATCAGTGGCAGATAAGGGTCATTTTATTGCTTACACAAGTGATCAAAATAGGTTTGTGTTTCCCATAACATATCTTAGCAGCCACATATTTCAAGAACTTCTGAGGATTTCTGAGGAAGAGTTTGGTTTACCAGGCAATGGTCCAATCACATTGCCATGTGATGCAACCTTCATGGAGTATGCAATCTCATTGATCAGAAGTTGTGTTGACAGACAAATGGAGGAAGCTTTAGTCATGTCCATTGCTAGTAATAGATGCTCATTAATGTCTCAGTCTCTCCAGCATGGACAAATTGGCCACCAATCACTTATTTGTAGCTGTTGA